ttgaatatgtccgtaaacacaccagccagctggtctattcatgctctgaggacgcggctggggatgccgtctgggcctgtagccttgcgagggttaacacgtttaaaggttttactctcgtcggctgcagtgaaggagagtccgcaggttttggtagcgggccgtgtcagtggcactgtattgtcctcaaagcgagcaaagaagttatttagtctgtctgggagcaagacatcctggtccgcaacggggctggttttgtttttgtaatccgtgattgactgtagaccctgccacatacctcttgtgtctgagccgttgaattgcaactctactttgtctctatactgacgcttagcttgtttgattgccttgcggagggaatagctacactgtttgtattcggtcatgtttccggtcaccatgccctggttaaaagcagtggttcgcgctttcagtttcacgcgaatgctgccatcaacccacggtttctggtttgggaatgtttttaatcattgctgtgggtacgacatcgtcaatgcactttctaatgaactcgctcaccgaatcagcgtattcgtcaatgttgtttttggacgcaatgcggaacatatcccaatccacgtgatcgaagcagtcttgaagcgtggaatcagattggtcggaacAGAccttgaacagacctgagcgcgggagcttcttgttttagtttctgtctgtaggctggaagcaacaaaatggagtcgtggtcagcttttccgaaaggagagtgggggagggccttttatgcgttgcggaagttagaataacaatgatccagggttttaccaaccctgtgtcacgttctgaccatagttcttttgtattttctttgttttagtgtggtcagggcgtgagttgggtgggtaatctatgttttctatttctgtgttggttttctgtgtttggcctgatatggttctcaatcagaggcagctgtcaatcgttgtccctgattgggaaccatatttaggtagcctgttttctgttgggttttgtgggtggtggttttcagtctttgtgtgtctgcaccagatagaactgtttcggttttcactttgttgtttttgtattttgagtttcactttcattaaataagatgaacaattaccacgctgcgcattggtcctccgatccttcaaacttctcctcctcagacgaggaggaagacgacagccgttacaccctggttgcgcaatcgatatgctgatagaatttagggagtcttgttttcagattagtcttgttaaaatccccagctacaatgaatgcagcctcaggatatgtggtttccagtttacatagagtcaaatgaagttcgttcggggccatcgatgtgtctgcttggcgGGGAATgtatgcggctgtgattataatcaaagagaatttccttggtagataatgcggtcgacatttgattgtgaggaattctaagtcaggtgagcagaaggacttgagttcctgtatgttgttatgatcacaccccgtctcgttaatcataaggcataccccccgcccctcttcttaccagaaagatgcttgtttctgtcggcgcgatgcgtgaagaaaccagctggctgcaccgactccgatagcgtctctcgagtgagccatgtttctgtgaagcaaagaacgttacagtctctgatgtctctctggaaggcaacccttgctcagatttcatcaaccttgttgtcaagagactggacattggcgagtagtatgctagggagcgGTGCGcaatgtgcccgtctccggagtCTGACCAGAAGCCTGCTTCGTTTGCCCATTTTACGGCGACTTTGTTTAGATTCGCCGGCTGGGATcggatccattgtcctgggtggaaggcaaaacactggatccgcttcgggaaagtcatattcctggtcgtaatgatggtgtgttgacgttgctcttatattcagtagtttctcccgactgtatgtaataaaacctaagattacctggggtaccaatgtaagaaataacatgtaaaaaaactaaatactgcatagtttcctaggaacgcgaagcgaggcggccatctctgggagcagggattcgaccaaaacgcagcgttgtaacttgacatgatatttattaaacaaaaccgaaaacacgaagaacacttgaaatagagacaaaaacaacaaacgacgtagactgacctgaacctaagaacttacatgtaacgaagaacgcacgaacaggaaaaacagactacacaaaaaccgaacgaacaaaacaaaccgaaacagtcccgtgtggcgcaacatacacagacacaggagacaaccacccacaaccaacaatgtgaaaacacctaccttaatatgattctcaatcagaggagatgaaaaccacctgcctctaattgagaaccatatcaggtacccataaaccaacatagaaacacaaaacatagactgcccacccaaactcacgtcctgaccaactaacacatacaaaaactaacagaaaacaggtcaggaacgtgacaacaattCAATCAGGATTATCTATAATCGTGCTAGCAGCCACATTAATGTAAGTGTTGAGAAACATATTCTATACTTATTAATAATCAAAATGACTCCAAATGACACAATATGAATGACCATTCATTTCTGTTAGGCACAAACTAATCTGAAACACAAAATTGATATAGTCATTgagtcattgcgtgctagaaatatgggaccaaatactaaacttttgactactttatttatGAATCTTTAGGGGTGTCTATAATTTTGACCTTTTAGAGAGAAGaaaattacttgttaaacaaaatatcttTCTCTGTGCAATTGTATTTGTATAAAATTACATAAATTCCCCCTTGCTTTGTATACAATATATCTCAGAATTTGACAtttttatttatattatttacattattttttattcttattttattttattattttatttttttattttatccccttttctccccaattttcgtggtatccaatcgctagtaattactatcttgtctcatcgctacaactcccgtacgggctcgggagagacgaaggtcgaaagtcatgcgtcctccgaagcacaacccaacctagccgcactgcttcttaacacagcgcgcctccaacccggaagccagccgcaccaatgtgtcggaggaaacaccgtgcacccgcccccctcggttagcgcgcactgcgcccggcccgccacaggagtcgctggagcgcgatgagacaaggatatccctaccggccaaaccctccctaacccggacgacgccaagccaattgtgcgtcgccccacggacctcccggtcgcggccggctgcgacagagcctgggcgcgaacccagactcTAGTGGCGCAgcatagcactgcgatgcagtgctctagaccactgcgccacccgggaggccatacagtcattattgctcatcatTTTCAAGGCTGTCAATAATTTCGGTCCCAACTCTAACTATCTGTAACTATCTGGAGGTAAACGGTGTGTATATCTTGAGAAATGAATATGACAATACAATATACTGTGTTGTAAAATAACATTGCCAAAAAGCAACACACACTTTTTCCATGTATAGGCCTGCTCATCAGCATCTACAACCAtttctctatatgtctctctctgcccACAGTGGAAAAAGACAGCTTCACACGCACACCGACCTCCTTCACAAACCCTCACTGCTAAAGAGGAAGGGATCAAACCATAACCACTCAACTCGTCTCTGTTTGAGGAGGGTTGTTGGTTTGTGGTAACTATGACAAACGAGTGTAACGTTTCACAGTCTTTGTGCACAGTATTTTATGTCTTGAGAGGCATAGACACAAACAACTGACTTAAGTAGTCCAACCTTTGTTTTGAATCAGTCAGAAAGCTTACCATTAAAAACAATTGTCACAGTTCCGGTCTGCTTAATCCTGAAAGGTGCAATATTCAGAAATTGCTTCTCCATTTCCAGGAtgaaaaaattctaatagtttgtctAATTTCCATTTATGTGAGAGAACAAATAGCGCATAGTGCAGGAAATAattttaccatctaaaccgctgtgaaacaTATTTTCAGTAACCAAAACTATTGTatttcagctggtgtacaaaaccgaaagtaaaagacgagAAAATgtaacttaagaacgggaaggaTAGAAATGGCGCCCATGGAACAGATCTACTGTACAACTTCTTAGACATGCTTTCAATGAGaacgacagatctataactcacagtTCTATGTGAATGTGGttgggttgcccaaaaagttacatgttGCAGCTTTAAGGCGTGGctctcccatagacaccaatgGAATAGCAGCTGGGTCTGATCTGCTTAATTCATAGACTGACTGTATATGAAGCACAAAAAAGGAGCTACTGAGATATCTCGCTTGTTCCTACGTCTCTGCTACTACCACTGTTGATGATGTACGTAACTATTGTAAATAATGGGACTGATGAGACACCTAGTGGAATGTAGTGAATTGGAtgtacactacagtagacacagaCAGTATCATATGAGTGTAATGTGGACAACTGATGACAGTATCTTTTAAGTTAGATGGTTCTGGAGCTCAACATGTCTTCTCCATGTAACACATTACAGAGTTCTTCAATCTGACAAATGTGACATGACATTGATGCACTGACACACATCTCTCTTTTTGTTGAGTCATGCTAGAACAACACAGTGGGAAACAGTAATATTTGTAAAATGTATTGTAGGACATgcttggtagtagtagtagtagtagtagtagtagtagtttagtTTTTCAGACACATAGGTCCATATTTGTTCATTTTAAAACCATGAAAGAGGATCAAATGACATAATACCTCATCTGAATACACCTCACCACATCATTTACCTGCCTTGGACAACAGGCTGCAGATACAGTATGTAAATATGAGAATAGTGTCAGTGTCACCGGTTATATAAATAGATTCACAGAAAACAACAGTTGTTTCCACAGCTGTCAGCATCGAGCTCCAAGAGAGCCCTCAAAAAGAGTCAAATTGACAGGAGCTGTCATTATGAAATGATTATTCTAACACATTATTTGGTGATATTTGATGTTCTATAATATATTAGGATTATAGAAATAATGTATTATCTGCTGTCTCTCTTTAACCAACTATCACAAATGAAACTTATCTGAAAGATAATATTTTATATCGCTATATAATTACAGCTAGCTAGAATCCTACCTACAGTCAATTCTACAGGCCATGTTTGAATGACGATGACAAGGCAACTGTCTTGGTACTGCCTTTAAAAATGATATCAGTGATACAGATCAATGACAGGGTTGCTAGTTTACAACATATTCAAATGATGGTCTAGTTAATCACATATTCAAATGAAGCCCAGTGGTAAATATGAACTGAATATTAGTTTTTTATTGCACCTCCCTACCCCACTGCAGTTCCTCATCATTCTCCTGGGAcgggtgagtgtgtgagtgagtgtgtgagtgagtgagtgagtcagtgagtgagtgagtgagtgagtgagtgagtgagtgagtgagtgagtgtctgcGGGCAttcgtgcgtacgtgtgtgtgtgtgtgtgtgaacatgtgtgtgtgtgtgtatttcgtaacagttgtgtttgtgtactgctagtgtgtgtgtggttgagttTTTGAGTGTTTATGGGATTtgaatgagtgagtgtgtgtgttgagggcctTCTTCCTCTTCTGGTCTCCACTCTGAAAGAGGACGTAGAGCAGTGATGATGTCTGGTGAAATCATCTACTCCGATGTTACATTCACTCGGCATCAGAACCAAGATACTGGAGCAGAAAGTGAAGTTTCTAATGGTGAGTTCTCGCTCATTTATATCGCTTTATTCCCTTTTCAAGCATAAGTTTACAACACGACATTTCATCACTTTGGGGGGCGAGGGTGGAGATGTCATAATTCAACAAGGCGTTAGTAACAGAAGAAGGCTGTATAGACTATCAACTGGTTATAATTATAGTGATGATGATTTACTGTGTGGTTGTGTCACGAACATTGTGTAAACCCAGGGGCTATAGGGAAAAGAAGACCGTATCTTGGTTGGCATCATAATGAGCTTTTCTGAACTGTATTTGTAACTGTACTTATTAATATTAATTAGCACTATATGTTTAACATGTGGTATTGTATGAGACACTGGGCATCTCTTTTAGAATGTACTATAGCAAAATTATGTATTGtgcaatgtttgtgttttatttaTGACTTTCAGACATGTTCATTTCCTTTTGAATACATTCCACACGGCCTCAACAATGGTTCTCCATATAGAATCCTACTTGAAGGATATGTACAGTATTAGTGCAATATAAAGGGCATGAGAATATGACAGTTCCATCTAAATGAGTTGTTACTCGTCACACTCTGGACGTATCTGTTGGATTTCACACTGTCAACCAacttccagacagacagacagacagacagacagacagacagacagacagacagacagacagacagacagacagacagacagacagaccatcaaCCTGTAACATTTGGTTTATGGCCAAAAGTGTTTCCTCATTTCTCAAAACAATGTCCGCTTTTCTTCAGACATGTTGAATTACAATATTAGACATTGTATATTTTGGTTCGTTACCCTAACAGCTAATAAAGTGATTTGCATGTTGGACCTTCCAGTCAAGGGACTGTAACCTAGTAGAGCTCAATGGAAAGAATGTTGAAATAGTGGATTGTAAGAGAGGTACTAGAATGGTATATTTCTAAAATAACATTGAGACAGCGGATTGTGAGAGAGGAATGAGAACGGTATCTTTCTAATAGAATGTTGAGATAGTTGATTGTGAGAGAGGAAGTATACTGGTATCTTTCTAATAGAATGTTGAGATAGTTGATTGTGAGAGAGGAAGTATACTGATATATTTCTAAAAGAATGTTGATATAGTTGATTGTGAGAGAGGAAGTATACTGATATATTTCTAAAAGAATGTTGATATAGTTGATTGTGAGAGAGGAAGTATACTGATATATTTCTAAAAGAATGTTGATATAGTTGATTGTGAGAGaggaactatactgaacaaacatataaatgcaacatgcaacaatttaaaagagtttacttagttacagttaatatgaggaaatcagtcaatagaaATCAATTCATTACACTCAAATCTACGGattccacatgactgggaatgcagatatgcatctgtttgtATCTGTATCtaaaaaaaaatgggcctcacaatgggcctcaggatctcgttatGGTATTTTTGTACATTCAAATGGCTAATCAATAAAATGtagttgtgttcgttgtccgtagcttattccTGCTCATACCATAACTCCTCCACCAACACGGGGCACTCTGTTGTTGACATGTTGCCATTAGCAAACTgcttgcccacacaacgccatacgcatggtctgcggttgtgagtctggttgcaaaattctctaaaacgacattggaggcggcttatggcagCGATGAACattgaattctctggcaacagctctagtgtcattcctgcagtcagaattccaattgcatgctcccacaagacatctgtggcattgtgatgggtgacaaaactgcacattttagagtggccttttattgtcccctgcaCTTGTGTAATCATCATGCTTTTTAatctgcttcttgatatgccacacctgtcaggtggatagattatctttgcaaagtagaaatgctcactaacagcgatGTAATTTTGTGCACAAACTTTGAGagcaataagctttttgtgtgtatggaacatttctgggatcttttatttcagctcatgaaacatgggaccaacactttacatgttgaatttatatttttgttctgtgtagacCGGTACATTTCTAATAGAATGTTGAGATAGTGGGTTGTGAGAGAGgaacttgtcacgatcgtcaaagggagagagagatgaccaaggcgcagcgtgtgcaaaatacatcttcttttattagaagagaggaaaaacacgaaaacgaacactatacacaaaacaaaccaaaacaacaaacgaccgtgaagctaaatgacgtaagtgcatggacaagcaacaaacgttcaacatagacaattacccacaaatacatgatgcctatggctgccttaaatatggctcccaatcagagacaaatgaaaaacatctgtctctgattgagaaccactcaggcaaccatagacatacctagacacattcactcaaccatagacatacctagacacattcactcaacacaaacccatacactacacccaacaccccctttaccatataaccacccaaactagacaaaacacaaacattccccatgtcacaccccgacctaactaaactaatcaaGAAAATATATCTagcaaaggccagggtgtgacagaactAGAATGGTACAAATCTAATAGAATGTTGAGATAGTGGATTGTGAGGGAGAAACTAGAATGGTACAAATCTAATTGGGCGTAATCACCATGAGGTTAGTTTTAGTGAAGTAATATAATCACACATGGGGTGCAATACATATAAAATAAGTGAAAAAAAGGAACCATCTCTTTCTTCATCTCTCTGTAACCATAGGAGTAGCCGAACGTGAAGAAGATGTCACATACTCTGAGGTTAGAAGACCTGGAGGTAGAGCTAGTGAGCAGGAGGATCCTGGGAAaggtgagatgtgtgtgtgttacagttagCTACGGGTTACATTAAGTACCCCTTATTTAACCTGTTAGGTTCTAATtgttcagagtaaataactcatggacactagagaagctttaaccaagttaaattcttcccaaagggtcgttacagctgtaattcagacaaaaACATGTTCTCACCATCACAAGTAGATATACTCCACTTCGGACACTCCTCCTTCTCTAATCCTTACATTTTATGGTTCCACGGGAAGAGGGTACTGGGATAATAAACCCTTATTTCCTTCAAGCGATCTGACCTGAcatcctgacctcaacccctccttcgccTAATCTACAGATGTCCATCCGCTTCCCCTATAGCAATCCTGTGATCTCCTCACGTCCACCCTACACATTCCAAAGACATCTGTCTTTCTACAGAGACCCATTACCTCCTGACATAAAACCCAGTTTCTTTCACTCCTTATACACTATGTgtctgatctatcatgtctttaatgcctcaatgttcaaagtttacccCAAATCTAACAAACCTTTCGACCTTTTAACCTCTGACACCCACTCCTTTTACAGGAAGGGACCCTGGCAATAGTGACCCCACTCCCCTAGTGGGGTCAAAGGCTACAATCCCTGAGGGAGGGTCTGGGAGAGTTCCCGTGATGAccctggtgtgtctctgtgttctacTGCTGGGCTTGGCTATCACTCTGGGAGTCCTCTGTGAGTTTATAAACATTATACTGAACCCTGACCCTTTTACACTACTGAACCCTTTTACACTACTGAACCCTTTTACACTACTGAAACCTTTTACACTACTGAACCCTTTTACACTACTGAACCCTTTTACACTACTGAAACCTTTTACACTACTGAACCCTTTTACACTACTGAACCCTTTTACACTACTGAACCCTTTTACACTACTGAACCCTTTTACACTACTGAACCCTTTTACATTACTGAACCCTTTTACACTACTGAACCCTTTTACATTACTGAACCCTTTTACATTACTGAACCGAGCTGGACTGGTTATgcatccaccatagttgctggCCTGGAACTCTGCTGAAAAGGACAATGTGCCCAAAAAATATCCAAGCCAACCCAGACCAGTACATTTCAGGTGGGTTCGATAGTGACAAACACCAGAGAAAAACCACAACCCTCCATCTTGTCTCCTTGTCTCTGTTCCAGATGCTTCCAACATGACTAGTCTTCAAGCTGAGGGGGCCCTCTTTGCCCAGATGAAAGAGAATCTAACAGGTGAGAATATCAATGATCCAGAGATCTTCACCATGATCAAACCCTTATATAAATGTTTGAGAGAATCCTTCATTTAAATCATTAAGATGCAGTTTGCCTATGAGGGACTGGCTCAGATTAAAATACTGCAGTTTCACTGTAATAGATAAATAAAATATTGTTTCATTTTAATAGGACTATGGTTAGATAAGAGGTCATTCAAGCTTGTACAAGGTTTACGTACTTACTTTATGGTTAGATATGTAACTAAATTCATGTTATTCCTCCATATTATTTGCTCTTTCATAACAGGGAAACTGCATGACCTGCAAGACAGCTATAAGAGACTACAGAATGAGACCCTCATCATAACAGGTAGGTAGTCGAGAACAGGACTCAACTGAACTACAAGACAGCTATAAGAGACTACAGAATGAGACCCTCATCATAATAGGTAGGTAGTCTAGAACAGGACTCAACTGAACTACAAGTCAGCTATAAGAGACTACAGAATGAGACCCTCATCATAACAGGTAGGTAGTCTAGAACATGACTCAACTGAACTACAAGACAGCTATAAGAGACTACAGAATGAGACCCTCATCATAACAGGTAGGTAGTCTAGAACATGACTCAACTGAACTACAAGACAGCTATAAGAGACTACAGAATGAGACCCTCATCATAACAGGTAGGTAGTCTAGAACAAGACTCAACTGAACTACAAGACAGCTATAAGAGACTACAGAATGAGACCCACATCATAACAGGTAGGTAGTCTAGAACAGGACTCAACTGAACTACAAGACAGCTATAAGAGACTACAGAATGAGACCCTCATCATAACAGGTAGGTAGTCTAGAACATGACTCAACTGACATGGGACTGACTGGCCACAATGCTCCTATTCATATCATATATTCATTCATTATTAATGTGAAGTTTAAAAGTGGAAGTTGAACCCAATTTAACTCAAACTTCTCATTTCAGTACAAAGTTCCATGTTATCAAGGTTAGGATTACATATACAGTAGTATTGCTTCCCCAAAACATATTATTTGAATATTGTATATGCTACCATTGTAATGTGTATGAGGAAGCAAAGGGGTTTTAGTTGACTAGGAAAGACTTCTGGCCCTAATGGAAACCTAGTCCTATCAGTGTGGTGAAGTGTATTGGAAAGTCATTTTGtgtaaggaccgacgctggagacgagcagcaggtacggggagttgaCATTTAATTAGGAACAGACAAAGAGCAAGACAGAAACAGCGTCAGCACACAGATACATAAcgacaatcaatgcagcagcggggaacagagatGGGGAAATGAcaaatatagggaaggtaataaacaggtgatttagtccaggtgagtccaataatacgTTGATGCGCGTGACGGGGAAAGGCAGGTGTTCGtactgatggtggcaggagtgagtaatgctggggagcctgacGCCTTTGAGCAccagggagggggagcgggagcaggcgtgacaatttTGTACTTCAAATGTTTTGTTCGTCAAAGACATACCTTTGTATTATGGCCTTAATTCAACAGTTATTttataataaaggaaaatatattttaaaaaatatatgtatatattttgattcgattaacacttttttgttactacatgattccatatgtgttttttcatagttttaatgtctttactattattctacaatgtagaatatagtacaaatgtatgaaaaacccttgaatgagtaggtttgtccaaacttttgactggtactgtacatattttaaataatatatacactaccgttcaaaagtttggggtcacttagaaatgtccttgtttttgaaagaaaagcaatttttctgtccattaaaataacatcaaattgatcagaaatacagtgtagacattgttaattttgtaaatgactattgtagctggaaatgacagattttttatggaatatctacataggcgtacagaggcccattgtcagcaaccatcactcctgtgttccaatggcacgttgtgttagttagtccaagtttataattttaaaagtctagttgatcattagaaaacccttttgcagttatgttagcacagctgaaactgttgtcctgattaaagaagcaataaaacctgCCTTCTTTAGAattgttgagtatctggagcatcagcttttgtgggttcgattacaggctcaaaatggccagaaacaaagccctTTCTTCTGAAAATCGTCGGTCTATTCCTGTtcagagaaatgaaggctattccatgcgagaaattgccaagaaaccgaagatctcgtacaatgctgtgtactactcccttcacagaacagcgcaaactggctctaaccaggatagaaagaggagtgggaggccccggtgcccaactgagcaagaggacaagtacattagagtgtctagtttgagaaacagatgcctcacaagtcctaaaCTGCCAGCTtccttaaatagtacccgcaaaacacatcaacagtgaagaggcgactccgggatgctggccttctaggcagagttgcaaagaaaaagccatatctcagactggccaataaaaataaaagattaagatggggaaAATATTCTAATAAGATATCAATCTATTCTGTTCTCAGTCCAGAGAGAGCTGTTATCCTCAGAGCTACAAGACTGTAATGCCAACCTTACTAGGGTCAAAGATCTCCTGGCAACCATCCAAGGTTAGTTCTATCCTCCTCCCATGCATGAGAGTACAAAAGTGGATGCCTCATGGAAATTCATAATATACCATATATTGTAGTACTgaatattatactgtattatattgtactTATATTATTATGCTGTATTTACTggatatacatataaatataggatatactgtagtactgaatattctactgtattatactgtatatcctggatatacatataaatatagtaTATACTGTCGTACTGTAAGTCATCAAATACAAATTGCATCTCATTGTCTCTTGTCTCCTTGTCTTCTGGTGTGttcttgtctctcctctctctcttccagggAATCAGAAGTGATGTATCACAGGATATAGAAGTGAAGTTATCGCATTTCAATGATGTTATCTCTTCTCTCTTCTAGGGAATCAGAAGAGATGTAATGCCAGTCAGCTGTGTTCTCCTGGCTGGGAGTTCTACAATGGATCATGTTACTACTTCTCTCAAgacaaactgacctgggaacagagtCAGTACGCCTGCATCCGTGACGGAGGACACCTGGTCATCATAgagagtcagcaggagcaggtaagATTGGAGGTGTAGAacacatatatatacaaaagtacatggacaccccttcaagtcagtcacacccgttgctgacaggtgaataaaattgattacacagccatgcaacctccatagacaaactttgcagttgaatggccttactgaagagctcagtgactttcaacgtggcaccgtcataggatgccacctttccaacaagtcagttccatTTTTGCCCTGCTAAGGCTTCCCTGGTCAACTGTgactgctgttattgtgaagtggctcagccgcgaagtggtaggtcacacaagctcacagaacgggaccgcagagtgTTGAAGCGCATAGCAGTCTGGACAAATCTgcgtttggtggatgccaggagagcgctacctgtcccaatgcatagtgccaactgtaaaatcTGGGGCAGttcttcatggttcgggccccttagttccagtgaagggaaatcttaaaactacagaatacaatgacattccaaa
Above is a genomic segment from Salvelinus fontinalis isolate EN_2023a chromosome 36, ASM2944872v1, whole genome shotgun sequence containing:
- the LOC129835472 gene encoding C-type lectin domain family 4 member E-like, which codes for MVAGVSNAGEPDAFEHQGGGAGADGENILIRYQSILFSVQRELLSSELQDCNANLTRVKDLLATIQGYQLCSPGWEFYNGSCYYFSQDKLTWEQSQYACIRDGGHLVIIESQQEQEFIKQRVVTLGMDPYEHSPWIGLTDEKQEKVWVWMDNTALNENLKYWDSKEPNNHGPKGEVENCVRIGQHCSRDKNCWFDFPCAEPSKRICESRAVCESRPATP